A region of Fibrobacter succinogenes subsp. succinogenes S85 DNA encodes the following proteins:
- a CDS encoding DNA-processing protein DprA produces the protein MEMKLSPENYPLALGASKYSPKQLFCIGTLPSTDKIGIAMVGTRRPSASAEELCRRLIGSLKATNAVVISGLAQGIDSFCHRAALDAGIPTIAVLAQGLGTKIEGERGILAKRILDAGGALLSEYEGDTPAYKGNFIARNRIISGLSQSTLVVQSRKKGGALLTAQFCLDEGKQLLACPGNFDCELYSGTNTLLDSGHAKAVFIPESLRAVAGIPLLEGAKMEQLTTYGVQLSDGAQKIFERFNGFRKTFSELQQEFDFKPPELLAILTELEISGLVTSKDNFQFYFNGA, from the coding sequence ATGGAAATGAAACTCTCTCCCGAAAATTATCCACTCGCATTGGGAGCATCCAAATATAGCCCCAAGCAGCTATTTTGCATAGGCACACTCCCCTCCACCGATAAAATCGGCATCGCCATGGTCGGCACACGCCGCCCGTCCGCATCAGCCGAAGAACTCTGTAGGCGACTCATCGGGTCGCTCAAAGCCACAAATGCCGTGGTCATTTCGGGGCTTGCACAGGGCATAGACAGTTTTTGCCACCGCGCCGCCCTCGATGCTGGCATCCCCACAATAGCAGTCCTTGCGCAAGGTCTAGGCACCAAAATTGAAGGCGAAAGAGGAATACTCGCCAAACGCATTCTTGACGCAGGAGGCGCCCTTTTAAGCGAATACGAAGGTGATACGCCGGCCTACAAGGGGAACTTCATCGCACGGAACCGCATCATCAGCGGACTCAGCCAATCGACGCTCGTGGTCCAGAGCCGTAAAAAAGGAGGCGCTCTCCTTACCGCACAATTCTGCCTAGACGAAGGGAAACAGCTCCTCGCCTGCCCCGGGAACTTTGACTGCGAGCTCTACAGCGGCACAAACACGCTCCTTGACAGCGGACACGCCAAGGCCGTCTTTATTCCCGAAAGTCTACGGGCCGTCGCCGGGATTCCGCTCCTCGAAGGGGCTAAAATGGAGCAATTGACCACGTATGGGGTACAACTTTCGGACGGGGCTCAAAAAATCTTTGAGAGGTTTAACGGATTCCGCAAAACATTTTCGGAACTTCAGCAAGAATTTGACTTTAAGCCACCAGAACTTTTAGCTATATTGACGGAGCTAGAAATATCAGGTCTAGTCACATCAAAGGACAACTTCCAATTCTATTTTAACGGAGCTTGA
- the mazG gene encoding nucleoside triphosphate pyrophosphohydrolase encodes MKYTFKDLVDIMARLRSENGCPWDRQQTTHSLLPYLVEESCEFIDAAQDGDKEHMCEELGDVLFQVIFHSQVCKEQGDFTIEDVIQGLCEKMVRRHPHVFGDAKVDTANDVSRRWERIKAQEKNNLKHAGESIMDKVSKSMPTLARSQDIIRRVAKVGFDWGEAAPVFDKAQEEFAEFRAEMEKISPENANVDRLEDEFGDIMFSLVNVARHCGFNANIALQRANNKFEKRFREVERRVKEQGKEIKDVGLEGLQKLWKEAKLSS; translated from the coding sequence ATGAAATACACGTTTAAGGATCTCGTTGATATTATGGCCCGTCTGCGTTCGGAAAATGGCTGCCCATGGGACCGCCAGCAGACCACGCATTCGCTGTTGCCCTATTTGGTTGAAGAAAGCTGTGAGTTTATTGATGCCGCACAGGATGGCGACAAGGAGCACATGTGCGAGGAACTCGGCGATGTGCTGTTCCAGGTGATTTTCCATTCGCAGGTGTGCAAGGAACAGGGCGACTTTACGATTGAAGACGTGATTCAGGGCTTGTGCGAAAAGATGGTGCGCAGGCATCCGCATGTGTTTGGTGATGCTAAAGTGGATACGGCAAATGACGTAAGCCGTCGTTGGGAACGCATCAAGGCGCAGGAGAAGAACAACTTAAAGCATGCGGGCGAGTCTATTATGGACAAAGTCAGCAAAAGCATGCCCACGCTCGCACGCTCGCAAGATATTATCCGCCGCGTAGCTAAAGTCGGTTTTGACTGGGGCGAGGCTGCTCCCGTGTTCGATAAGGCTCAAGAGGAATTTGCGGAATTCCGTGCCGAGATGGAAAAGATTTCTCCCGAGAATGCAAACGTGGACCGCCTGGAAGATGAATTCGGCGACATCATGTTCAGTCTCGTGAATGTCGCTCGCCACTGCGGCTTCAACGCCAACATAGCACTGCAGCGCGCAAACAACAAGTTCGAAAAGCGCTTCCGCGAGGTAGAACGCCGCGTCAAGGAACAGGGCAAGGAAATCAAGGACGTGGGCCTAGAGGGCCTGCAAAAGCTCTGGAAAGAAGCGAAGCTTAGTAGTTAG
- the fusA gene encoding elongation factor G, which translates to MKDIQLHRNIGISAHIDSGKTTLTERILYFTKRIHAIHEVRGKDGVGATMDSMELERERGITIQSAATFANWTHTKTGEKDSINIIDTPGHVDFTIEVERSLRVLDGAILVLTGVEGVQSQSITVDRQMRRYHVPRVVFVNKCDRSGANPLRVAVMLKEKLNHKPCVMQIPIGLESNLKGVVDLLEMKAYYFEGDNGDDMIEKEIPAELVDQANEYREKLVDCCADYSDEVMEKAMEGEYGVDQIDKNLLKKVIREATIRLDITPVFMGSAHKNIGVQKLLDGVIDFLPCPTDVENKALDLDNNEAEVILKSEDNAPLVCYAFKLVNDRYGQLTYVRVYQGTLKKGDMITNMATGKKVSVGRLVRMHADEMVDITEAGAGDIVALFGIDCASGTTFTDGKNHYNMTSMHVPNPVIELVIEAKNRDDLDNMSKALNRFTKEDPTFQVEVDKESGQTIIKGMGELHLDVYIERMRREYKCDVTTGAPQVAYRETITRPAKFDYTHKKQTGGSGQYAKVVGEMRPMAVEGDQEKVYNFVNSVVGGRIPKEYIPSCDKGFQSCMEAGSLIGFPVVGIEMEVQDGAFHPVDSSDMAFQVAARMAFREAFAKAGAQILEPIMKVEIQTPTEFQGGVVGNVSQRRGSIVGTSEELGMTTITAEVPLSEMFGYATDLRSMTQGKAEFTMEFCKYLPVPKNIQEELIKKYGDKVKARA; encoded by the coding sequence ATGAAAGACATCCAACTGCACAGAAATATTGGTATTTCTGCCCACATCGACTCTGGTAAGACAACTCTTACCGAACGTATCCTTTACTTCACAAAGCGTATTCACGCTATCCACGAAGTTCGTGGTAAAGACGGCGTCGGTGCCACGATGGACTCCATGGAACTTGAACGCGAACGCGGTATTACGATTCAGTCTGCCGCTACGTTTGCAAACTGGACTCACACCAAGACCGGTGAAAAGGACTCCATCAACATCATCGATACCCCGGGGCACGTGGACTTCACGATCGAAGTGGAACGTTCTCTCCGCGTGTTGGACGGTGCTATCCTCGTCCTCACTGGCGTTGAAGGCGTCCAGTCCCAGTCTATTACCGTTGACCGCCAAATGCGCCGTTACCATGTGCCGCGCGTCGTGTTCGTGAACAAGTGCGACCGCTCTGGTGCAAATCCGCTCCGCGTTGCAGTCATGCTCAAGGAAAAGCTCAACCACAAGCCGTGCGTCATGCAGATTCCTATAGGTTTGGAATCCAATCTTAAGGGCGTGGTCGACCTTCTCGAAATGAAGGCATACTACTTCGAAGGCGACAATGGCGACGACATGATCGAAAAGGAAATCCCGGCAGAACTCGTCGACCAGGCTAACGAATACCGCGAAAAGCTCGTTGACTGCTGCGCTGACTACAGCGACGAAGTCATGGAAAAGGCTATGGAAGGCGAATACGGTGTCGATCAGATCGACAAGAACCTCCTCAAGAAGGTCATCCGCGAAGCTACCATCCGTCTCGACATCACTCCGGTGTTCATGGGTTCTGCTCACAAGAACATTGGTGTCCAGAAGCTCCTCGACGGTGTTATCGACTTCCTCCCGTGCCCGACCGACGTTGAAAACAAGGCTCTCGATCTCGACAACAACGAAGCTGAAGTTATCCTCAAGTCCGAAGACAACGCACCGCTCGTCTGCTACGCATTCAAGCTCGTGAACGACCGCTATGGCCAGCTCACCTACGTCCGCGTTTACCAGGGTACCCTCAAGAAGGGCGACATGATTACCAACATGGCAACTGGCAAGAAGGTTTCTGTTGGTCGTCTCGTCCGTATGCACGCTGACGAAATGGTGGATATCACCGAAGCCGGTGCAGGCGACATCGTTGCTCTGTTCGGTATCGACTGCGCATCCGGTACGACATTCACGGATGGCAAGAACCACTACAACATGACTTCTATGCACGTTCCTAACCCGGTTATCGAACTTGTTATTGAAGCCAAGAACCGTGACGACCTCGACAACATGTCCAAGGCCCTCAACCGCTTCACGAAGGAAGACCCGACGTTCCAGGTCGAAGTTGACAAGGAATCTGGTCAGACCATCATCAAGGGTATGGGCGAACTCCACCTTGACGTTTATATCGAACGTATGCGCCGTGAATACAAGTGCGACGTGACGACTGGTGCTCCGCAGGTTGCTTACCGCGAAACCATCACCCGCCCGGCCAAGTTCGACTACACTCACAAGAAGCAGACTGGTGGTTCTGGTCAGTACGCTAAGGTCGTCGGTGAAATGCGTCCGATGGCTGTCGAAGGCGACCAGGAAAAGGTCTACAACTTCGTCAACTCCGTCGTCGGTGGCCGTATTCCGAAGGAATACATCCCGTCTTGCGATAAGGGTTTCCAGAGCTGCATGGAAGCAGGTTCCCTCATCGGCTTCCCGGTTGTCGGTATCGAAATGGAAGTCCAGGATGGTGCATTCCACCCGGTCGACTCCTCTGATATGGCGTTCCAGGTTGCAGCCCGTATGGCCTTCCGCGAAGCTTTCGCTAAGGCTGGCGCTCAGATCCTCGAACCGATCATGAAGGTCGAAATCCAGACCCCGACCGAATTCCAGGGCGGTGTCGTGGGTAACGTTTCCCAGCGTCGTGGTAGCATCGTTGGTACTTCCGAAGAACTCGGCATGACCACGATTACTGCAGAAGTTCCGCTTTCCGAAATGTTCGGTTATGCTACGGACCTCCGTTCCATGACCCAGGGTAAGGCAGAATTCACGATGGAATTCTGCAAGTACCTCCCGGTTCCGAAGAACATCCAGGAAGAACTCATCAAGAAGTACGGCGACAAGGTCAAGGCAAGAGCTTAA
- a CDS encoding efflux RND transporter permease subunit, producing MSVSQLSVRRPVLMTVMALVILLLGFFGLSSLGIREYPNVDYPLIQVRTSYPGANAAVVEAEVTEILEASINSASGIKALTSTSRDGFSYISIEFETGMDLEAAANEIRDRVSRVRRRLPDDVDEPTVYKSDSDSDPILMVSLVSDKFDPMEVSEIANNHVKERLQTINGVSEVAIWGEKRPVVRLWIDPVRMQALGVSGAQMAAALKQGNLELPSGSIEGSETTLSIRTLGRVLDPKSFGNIAVRTAEDGTVIRISDVADIHYEPKDTRTGFRRNGKNSITLALMAQPGSNHVEIANEFYKRVEDIRREIPEGVELLYGRDTSINIRASIKEVVETIFIAFILVIAIIFAFLREGRTTFIPMVVVPVSVIGSFFVLYLCGFSINVLTLLAMVLAIGLVVDDAIVIVENIYHKIESGMTPKQAAIAGTNEIFFAVIATSVVLMAVFIPVLALGGTTGLLFREFVAVMIGTVFLSTLCALTLSPMLCSKFLKHQKKGAFFKLTEPFFDWLNGMYSRLLGGFLKWRLLLFPIVAALLFGAYYCFNNMSSEMAPTEDSNAVMVNMSMPEGVNLSRTKRMADEFVDEVTSILDSNEYTEFQAGAWNAGNSRMRLFLNDDKKARRPQSEIARAIQVLGNEYPDLRVMVFEPQSISTQRGGLPVQFVLQAPNIEVLRDLVPKFEEAASKSPVFSVVNSNLRFTKPELHIEILRDKANEEGVSVNDIAQAVQLAISDQTYGDYYKDGRQYDIIGAVGYQYRDSPENLSMLTVKNGKGELVSLDNFITYKEQSASPSLPRYNRFSAATIQAGLVPGKTIGDGVEEMRRIAKKLLKDYPSVSTTLSGSSKEFEESSSGLYVVFLLALALVFLVLAGQFESFRAPFVIFFTVPLALSGALVSLFVTGQTLNIFSEIALILLIALVTKNGILIVEFANQIAENTGCSKLEAARMAAERRFRPILMTSLSTVLGAVPLILTGTPSRIAMGVAIVGGLTFATFMTLFIVPAAYSFFAGKVECTNTDASKMA from the coding sequence ATGAGCGTAAGCCAGCTCTCCGTCCGTCGCCCAGTCCTCATGACAGTGATGGCGCTTGTCATCCTGTTGCTTGGATTTTTTGGGCTCAGCTCTCTCGGCATTCGTGAATACCCGAACGTTGACTATCCCTTGATTCAGGTGCGTACTTCTTACCCGGGTGCAAACGCTGCCGTGGTCGAGGCGGAAGTCACTGAAATCTTGGAAGCGTCCATCAACAGTGCGTCTGGTATCAAGGCTTTGACTTCGACGAGCCGCGATGGATTCTCTTACATCAGCATTGAATTTGAAACGGGCATGGACTTGGAAGCGGCTGCAAACGAAATTCGCGACCGCGTGAGCCGTGTGCGTCGCCGCTTGCCGGACGATGTCGATGAACCGACGGTCTACAAGTCCGATAGCGACAGCGACCCGATTTTGATGGTGAGCCTTGTGAGCGACAAGTTTGACCCGATGGAAGTTTCGGAAATCGCGAACAACCACGTGAAGGAACGCTTGCAGACGATTAACGGCGTTTCGGAAGTGGCGATATGGGGTGAAAAACGCCCGGTCGTGCGTTTGTGGATTGACCCGGTGCGTATGCAGGCGCTTGGCGTCTCGGGTGCGCAGATGGCGGCTGCTTTGAAACAAGGTAACTTGGAACTCCCGTCCGGCTCTATTGAAGGTTCAGAAACGACGCTTTCTATTCGTACGCTTGGTCGAGTTCTTGATCCAAAGTCATTTGGCAACATTGCGGTAAGAACGGCTGAAGATGGAACTGTAATTCGCATTTCCGATGTCGCAGATATCCATTACGAACCGAAGGATACGCGTACCGGTTTTAGACGTAACGGCAAAAATTCCATTACGCTTGCGCTCATGGCGCAGCCGGGCAGTAACCACGTTGAAATTGCAAACGAATTCTACAAGCGCGTCGAAGATATCCGCCGTGAAATCCCGGAAGGTGTGGAACTGCTTTACGGTCGCGATACCTCGATTAACATACGTGCTTCCATCAAGGAAGTGGTGGAAACCATCTTTATTGCGTTTATCCTCGTGATTGCAATTATCTTTGCGTTCCTTCGCGAAGGCCGTACAACGTTTATCCCGATGGTCGTGGTGCCTGTATCTGTGATTGGTAGCTTCTTTGTGCTTTACCTTTGCGGGTTCAGTATCAACGTGCTTACGCTTTTGGCGATGGTCCTCGCGATTGGCCTTGTCGTGGACGATGCCATTGTGATTGTGGAAAATATTTACCACAAGATTGAAAGTGGCATGACGCCGAAGCAGGCGGCAATTGCAGGAACAAATGAAATCTTTTTTGCGGTGATTGCAACGTCTGTTGTGTTGATGGCGGTGTTCATCCCGGTGCTTGCATTGGGCGGTACGACTGGCCTTTTGTTTCGTGAATTTGTGGCGGTGATGATTGGAACCGTGTTCCTCTCGACGCTCTGCGCTTTGACGCTTTCGCCGATGCTTTGTTCTAAATTTCTGAAGCACCAGAAGAAAGGCGCCTTCTTTAAACTCACGGAACCGTTCTTTGACTGGCTGAACGGGATGTATTCACGTTTGCTGGGCGGATTCCTCAAGTGGCGCTTGCTGTTGTTCCCGATTGTGGCAGCACTTTTATTTGGAGCTTACTACTGCTTCAATAACATGAGTAGCGAAATGGCGCCGACCGAAGACTCCAACGCCGTTATGGTGAACATGAGCATGCCCGAAGGCGTGAACCTCTCGCGCACCAAGCGCATGGCTGATGAATTTGTCGATGAAGTGACTTCGATTCTCGATTCCAATGAATACACGGAATTCCAGGCGGGTGCTTGGAATGCGGGTAACTCGAGAATGCGTTTGTTCTTGAACGACGATAAGAAGGCTCGTCGTCCGCAGAGTGAAATTGCCCGCGCAATTCAGGTGCTCGGTAACGAATACCCGGATTTGCGTGTGATGGTGTTTGAACCGCAGAGCATCAGTACGCAGCGCGGTGGTCTCCCGGTGCAGTTCGTTTTGCAGGCTCCGAACATCGAAGTGTTGCGAGACCTTGTTCCGAAATTCGAAGAAGCGGCAAGCAAGAGCCCTGTGTTCAGCGTGGTGAACAGCAACTTGCGCTTCACGAAGCCGGAACTCCACATTGAAATTTTGCGTGACAAGGCAAACGAAGAAGGCGTGTCGGTGAACGATATTGCTCAGGCGGTGCAGCTTGCGATTAGTGACCAAACTTATGGCGATTACTATAAGGACGGCCGTCAGTACGATATCATTGGTGCTGTCGGTTACCAGTATCGTGATTCGCCGGAAAACCTCTCGATGCTTACGGTCAAGAACGGCAAGGGCGAGTTGGTGAGCTTGGACAACTTTATTACGTACAAGGAACAGTCCGCTTCTCCGTCACTCCCGCGTTATAACCGCTTTAGCGCTGCAACCATCCAGGCGGGCCTTGTGCCGGGCAAGACGATTGGCGATGGCGTCGAAGAAATGCGCCGCATTGCAAAAAAGTTGCTGAAGGATTACCCGAGCGTGAGCACGACCTTGAGCGGATCGTCCAAGGAATTCGAAGAAAGCTCTTCGGGATTGTACGTGGTGTTCTTGCTTGCGCTAGCACTTGTGTTCTTGGTGCTTGCGGGGCAGTTCGAAAGCTTCCGCGCGCCGTTTGTGATTTTCTTTACGGTGCCGCTTGCACTCTCGGGCGCTTTGGTGAGCTTGTTTGTCACGGGCCAGACGCTCAACATCTTTAGCGAAATTGCTTTGATTCTTTTGATTGCTCTTGTGACGAAGAATGGTATCTTGATTGTGGAATTTGCAAACCAGATTGCCGAGAATACGGGCTGCAGCAAGCTTGAGGCGGCTCGGATGGCGGCGGAACGCCGCTTCCGCCCAATCCTCATGACGAGCCTTTCTACGGTATTGGGCGCAGTGCCGCTCATCCTGACCGGCACCCCGAGCCGCATTGCAATGGGCGTTGCCATTGTTGGCGGTCTCACGTTCGCAACGTTCATGACGCTTTTCATTGTGCCTGCAGCCTATAGCTTCTTCGCCGGAAAGGTCGAATGCACCAACACCGATGCAAGCAAGATGGCGTAG
- a CDS encoding FtsB family cell division protein yields the protein MHLRYLIVIATIIAFAFMVFHLLFGKDSFPEQRRIAREIELYQAEIDSLNKVIEERDKLIQKLKTDSLYKEEILRTRYGMSREGEKAFQLVK from the coding sequence TTGCACTTACGATATCTCATTGTAATTGCCACCATCATCGCATTTGCGTTCATGGTGTTCCATCTGCTATTCGGAAAGGACAGCTTTCCGGAGCAGCGTAGAATTGCAAGAGAAATCGAACTGTACCAAGCCGAAATAGACTCGTTAAATAAAGTCATCGAAGAACGCGACAAGCTGATCCAAAAGCTAAAGACCGACTCCCTCTACAAAGAAGAAATACTGCGCACCCGCTACGGCATGAGCCGCGAAGGCGAAAAAGCGTTTCAGCTGGTGAAGTAG
- a CDS encoding efflux RND transporter periplasmic adaptor subunit, with amino-acid sequence MKHLLLIALSSILLVACGSKDDSAKGAPAGKGNGGKKGGAQRVLNVEGYVAELGLLGKNFQTMATLVPKNSVSLSAATSGRLVSLKAKDGAIVKKGTLLAKIDDSELRAQLKQAQSNKMLAEQKEQRVRSLFEKNGATKQDLESAEASLKSAQASVELIQAQLAKTEVRAPFSGKLGFVDVSVGAWLNSGTPIAELSEVDRLKAKFSLPQRYASVIKVGDKISLKDSERNVEKFGVVSALDAVISESSRTRRVMVDVDNAKGELIAGSFVSVNVAMEASNVQSFTIPSEAMILDREGAYVFVSQGGKAKIKHITTGLRTPMSVQVLSGLDVGDTVIVSGIVSLRPGVDVKIKGLRHSINYEVE; translated from the coding sequence ATGAAACACCTTCTTCTAATAGCTCTTTCTTCTATCCTTCTTGTGGCTTGTGGTAGTAAAGATGATTCCGCCAAGGGCGCTCCTGCAGGCAAAGGCAATGGCGGCAAAAAGGGTGGCGCTCAGAGAGTGCTGAATGTCGAAGGTTATGTGGCAGAACTTGGGCTGCTGGGCAAGAATTTCCAGACGATGGCGACTCTCGTGCCGAAGAACAGCGTATCGCTTTCGGCGGCGACCTCCGGCCGTTTGGTAAGCCTCAAGGCAAAAGACGGGGCTATTGTCAAGAAGGGTACGCTCCTCGCAAAGATTGACGATTCTGAACTCCGTGCGCAGCTCAAGCAGGCGCAGTCGAACAAGATGCTTGCCGAGCAGAAGGAACAACGCGTTCGCAGCCTCTTTGAAAAGAACGGTGCGACCAAGCAGGATTTGGAATCGGCAGAAGCTTCTCTCAAGTCCGCTCAGGCAAGCGTAGAACTTATCCAGGCTCAACTTGCAAAGACCGAAGTCCGTGCGCCGTTTAGTGGCAAGCTTGGTTTTGTTGATGTGTCCGTGGGCGCCTGGCTCAACTCCGGCACGCCGATTGCTGAACTCAGCGAAGTGGACCGACTCAAGGCGAAGTTCTCGCTCCCGCAGCGCTATGCGTCTGTCATCAAGGTGGGCGACAAGATTTCTCTCAAGGACTCTGAACGCAACGTTGAAAAGTTCGGCGTTGTCTCTGCGCTTGATGCCGTGATTTCTGAAAGCAGCCGTACTCGCCGTGTGATGGTCGATGTCGATAACGCAAAGGGCGAACTCATTGCGGGTAGCTTTGTGAGTGTGAATGTCGCGATGGAAGCTAGCAACGTGCAGAGTTTTACGATTCCGTCCGAAGCGATGATTCTTGACAGGGAAGGCGCTTACGTGTTTGTGAGCCAGGGAGGCAAGGCTAAGATCAAGCATATCACGACGGGGCTCCGCACGCCGATGTCTGTGCAGGTGCTTTCGGGCCTTGATGTGGGTGATACGGTGATTGTTTCAGGCATTGTGAGCCTTCGCCCAGGTGTTGATGTCAAGATTAAGGGACTCCGCCATTCGATCAATTACGAGGTAGAGTAA